One part of the Paenibacillus thermoaerophilus genome encodes these proteins:
- a CDS encoding bifunctional aldolase/short-chain dehydrogenase produces MPAFKWEQGEAEKLQSELERLVYRSNLLGSDRSVANWGGGNTSSKTIVKDFRGRDVEVMYVKGSGSDLASMKAQHFTGLRLDDIRPLYELDDMSDEDMVAYLANCMIDAKHPRASIETLLHAFLPFPCVDHTHPDAIISLCCTANGRDIAREIYGDRFVWVPYIRPGFKLSKMIAEGVRNNPKAELVLMEKHGLVTWGNTSEESYRKTISVIQEAEVYIEARVQEAKLFGGAKYEALPEAERRRIAAEVMPIVRGEVSREKRMLLSFDDSADILRFVNGRDSAKLSQVGAACPDHLVHTKMKPLFVEWNPQSGDTEALKRALVEGIAAYKREYEAFFEANKNEGDVMFEPAPRVILIPGIGMINTGKSRAMSLVSGALYHRAVAVMRGATTLGEFVSLSENESYNVEYWPLELYKLTLAPPEAEFSRRVAFITGGAGGIGSASARRLAAEGAHVVLADLNLEGAQAVADELNAKYGEGRALAVKADVTSEEMVAAAYAEASLYYGGVDILVNNAGLATSSPFEETSLKEWNLNMSVLGTGYFLMAREAFKIMKAQGVGGSMVFIGSKNSIYAGKNATAYSSVKALEAHLARCIAAEGGALGIRVNTVLPDAVLSGSQIWNSSWRNERAAAYGIEPDQLEEYYRKRTILLENIYPADIAEAVAFFASSKSAKTTGCMLTVDGGVPAAFTR; encoded by the coding sequence ATGCCTGCATTCAAATGGGAGCAAGGGGAAGCGGAGAAGCTGCAGAGCGAGTTGGAGAGGCTCGTCTACCGGTCGAATCTGCTGGGGAGCGACCGTTCGGTCGCGAACTGGGGCGGCGGCAACACGTCGAGCAAGACGATCGTGAAGGATTTTCGCGGCCGCGACGTCGAAGTGATGTATGTCAAGGGAAGCGGTTCCGACCTCGCGTCGATGAAGGCGCAGCATTTCACCGGCCTGCGCCTGGACGATATCCGGCCGCTGTACGAGCTGGACGACATGAGCGACGAGGACATGGTCGCCTATCTGGCCAACTGCATGATCGACGCCAAGCATCCGCGCGCCTCGATCGAGACGCTGCTGCACGCGTTCCTGCCGTTCCCTTGCGTTGACCATACGCATCCGGACGCGATCATCAGCCTGTGCTGCACGGCGAACGGCCGCGACATTGCCCGGGAAATTTACGGCGACCGGTTCGTCTGGGTGCCTTACATCCGTCCGGGCTTCAAGCTGTCGAAGATGATCGCCGAAGGCGTGCGCAACAATCCGAAGGCGGAGCTCGTGCTGATGGAGAAGCACGGTCTCGTCACCTGGGGCAACACGTCCGAAGAAAGCTACCGCAAGACGATCAGCGTCATCCAGGAAGCCGAGGTTTACATCGAAGCGCGCGTGCAGGAAGCGAAGCTGTTCGGCGGAGCGAAATACGAGGCGCTGCCCGAGGCGGAACGCCGCCGCATCGCGGCCGAGGTGATGCCGATCGTGCGCGGCGAAGTCAGCAGGGAGAAGCGGATGCTGCTGTCGTTCGACGATTCGGCGGATATTTTGCGATTCGTGAACGGCCGCGATTCGGCGAAGCTGTCGCAGGTCGGCGCGGCTTGCCCGGATCACCTCGTCCACACGAAAATGAAGCCGCTGTTCGTGGAGTGGAATCCGCAATCCGGCGACACGGAAGCGCTGAAGCGGGCGCTCGTGGAAGGAATCGCCGCCTACAAGCGCGAATACGAGGCTTTCTTCGAGGCCAACAAGAACGAAGGCGACGTCATGTTCGAGCCTGCGCCGCGCGTCATCCTGATCCCCGGAATCGGTATGATCAACACCGGCAAGAGCCGGGCGATGTCGCTTGTCAGCGGCGCCCTGTACCACCGCGCGGTTGCGGTCATGCGCGGCGCGACGACGCTCGGCGAGTTCGTATCGCTCAGCGAGAACGAGTCGTACAACGTCGAGTATTGGCCGCTGGAGCTGTACAAACTGACGCTCGCTCCGCCCGAAGCCGAATTTTCCCGCCGGGTGGCGTTCATTACGGGCGGCGCCGGCGGCATCGGCAGCGCGTCGGCTCGCCGTCTGGCAGCGGAAGGGGCGCATGTCGTGCTGGCGGACCTGAATCTCGAAGGCGCGCAAGCGGTCGCCGACGAGTTGAACGCCAAATACGGCGAAGGGCGCGCCCTTGCGGTGAAGGCGGACGTGACGAGCGAGGAGATGGTCGCCGCGGCTTACGCGGAAGCGTCGCTGTACTACGGCGGCGTGGACATCCTCGTCAACAACGCCGGCCTCGCGACGTCCAGCCCGTTCGAGGAGACGTCGCTGAAGGAATGGAACCTGAACATGAGCGTGCTGGGCACGGGTTACTTCCTGATGGCGCGCGAAGCGTTCAAGATCATGAAAGCCCAGGGCGTCGGCGGTAGCATGGTGTTTATCGGTTCCAAAAACTCGATCTACGCGGGCAAAAACGCGACGGCCTACAGCTCGGTCAAAGCCCTTGAAGCGCATCTGGCGCGCTGCATCGCGGCGGAAGGCGGAGCGCTCGGCATCCGCGTCAACACGGTGCTGCCCGACGCGGTTCTGTCCGGGTCGCAGATCTGGAACAGCAGTTGGCGCAACGAACGCGCCGCGGCGTACGGCATCGAACCGGACCAATTGGAGGAATATTACCGCAAGCGCACGATTTTGCTGGAGAACATTTACCCGGCGGATATCGCCGAAGCGGTCGCTTTCTTCGCTTCGTCGAAGTCGGCCAAGACGACCGGCTGCATGCTGACGGTCGACGGCGGCGTTCCGGCGGCATTTACGCGATAA
- the mgrA gene encoding L-glyceraldehyde 3-phosphate reductase: MRYIASETRYDNMQYRRAGRSGLLLPAISLGLWHNFGGVDTYENGRSIILRAFDLGITHFDLANNYGPPPGSAEEMFGKLLASDLKPYRDELIISTKAGFRMWPGPYGEWGSKKYLVSSLDQSLKRMGLDYVDIFYHHRPDPNTPLEETMAALDLIVRQGKALYVGISNYQPEEAAEAAKILKRLGTPLVIHQPSYSMLNRWIENGLQDVLDEHGVGSIAFCPLAQGLLTNKYLGGVPKDSRAAGPSVFLSEKDLTEEKLAKLRQLNEVAQSRGQSLAQMALAWVLRGGRLTSALIGASRVSQVEENVKALDNLEFSAEELERIDRILA, from the coding sequence ATGAGATACATAGCGAGCGAAACGCGATACGATAACATGCAGTACCGGCGGGCCGGCCGCAGCGGCTTGCTGCTGCCGGCGATCTCGCTTGGCCTGTGGCACAATTTCGGCGGAGTGGACACGTACGAGAACGGGAGAAGCATCATTCTCCGCGCGTTCGATCTCGGTATTACGCACTTTGACCTGGCGAACAACTACGGACCGCCTCCGGGCTCGGCGGAGGAAATGTTCGGCAAGCTGCTGGCGTCGGATCTCAAGCCGTACCGCGACGAGCTGATTATTTCCACCAAGGCCGGATTCCGCATGTGGCCGGGGCCGTACGGAGAGTGGGGCTCCAAAAAATATCTCGTCTCCAGTCTCGACCAGAGCCTGAAGCGGATGGGCCTCGATTACGTGGATATTTTCTACCACCATCGTCCGGACCCGAACACGCCGCTGGAGGAGACGATGGCCGCGCTGGACCTGATCGTGCGCCAGGGCAAGGCTCTGTATGTCGGCATTTCGAACTACCAGCCGGAGGAAGCCGCCGAGGCGGCCAAAATTCTGAAGCGGCTCGGAACGCCGCTGGTGATCCACCAGCCGTCGTATTCGATGCTGAACCGCTGGATTGAGAACGGCCTGCAGGACGTGCTGGACGAGCACGGGGTCGGCAGCATCGCCTTCTGTCCGCTGGCGCAAGGCCTGCTGACGAACAAATATTTGGGAGGCGTGCCGAAGGATTCCCGCGCAGCCGGTCCCAGCGTGTTCCTGAGCGAGAAGGATCTGACGGAGGAGAAGCTCGCGAAGCTGCGGCAACTGAACGAAGTCGCCCAGAGCCGGGGGCAGTCGCTCGCGCAGATGGCTTTGGCCTGGGTTCTGCGCGGCGGCCGCCTGACCTCCGCCCTGATCGGCGCAAGCCGCGTCAGCCAAGTCGAGGAAAACGTCAAGGCGCTCGACAATCTCGAGTTTTCGGCGGAAGAGCTGGAGCGTATCGATCGGATTCTCGCTTGA
- a CDS encoding MurR/RpiR family transcriptional regulator produces MSLNENKEPANALLLLSSHYNSLTKTERKVADTVLTEPEASLYMTLTALAEKAGTGETTILRLCRKLGFEGYQDFKLSLAQHLAQTNAQAQEQIGHRDDLPALIRKIAAKDAAMIDNTSAMLSAEQVQKAVDAILNARTVYLFGVGSSGNTAKDAFYQFMRMGLSTLAVTDSHLMAMSAALAGPEDVIVGISTSGSTKDLVDAVRIAKQNGSYVIALTSHARSPLTRHADSVLLAQSRETPLQGGAFSSKIAQIYTLDVLSTAAAMRRGEKSDEARRLTAQAVSDKLY; encoded by the coding sequence ATGAGCCTGAACGAAAACAAAGAACCGGCCAATGCGCTGCTGCTGTTGTCGAGCCACTACAACAGCCTGACGAAAACCGAACGGAAAGTAGCGGACACCGTTCTGACCGAACCCGAAGCGTCGCTGTACATGACCTTGACCGCGCTGGCGGAGAAAGCGGGAACGGGCGAGACGACGATCCTGCGCCTCTGCCGCAAGCTCGGCTTCGAGGGCTACCAGGATTTCAAGCTGTCGCTCGCCCAGCATCTCGCACAGACGAACGCGCAGGCACAAGAACAGATCGGACATCGGGACGACCTGCCCGCCCTGATCCGCAAAATCGCCGCCAAGGACGCCGCCATGATCGACAATACGTCCGCGATGCTGAGCGCGGAGCAGGTGCAGAAAGCGGTCGATGCCATCCTGAACGCCCGCACCGTCTATCTGTTCGGCGTCGGCTCCTCCGGCAATACGGCGAAGGACGCGTTTTACCAGTTCATGCGGATGGGCCTGAGCACCTTGGCGGTTACCGATTCCCACCTGATGGCGATGAGCGCCGCTCTGGCCGGTCCCGAGGACGTCATCGTCGGCATCTCGACCTCCGGCAGCACGAAGGACCTGGTGGACGCCGTGCGGATCGCCAAGCAGAACGGCAGCTACGTGATCGCCCTGACCAGCCACGCGCGGTCGCCTCTCACCCGGCATGCCGATTCGGTGCTGCTTGCGCAATCGCGGGAGACGCCCCTGCAGGGCGGAGCGTTCTCCTCCAAAATCGCGCAAATCTATACGCTCGACGTCCTCTCGACCGCCGCCGCCATGCGGCGCGGGGAGAAGTCCGACGAAGCGAGAAGGCTTACCGCCCAGGCGGTGTCGGACAAACTGTATTGA
- a CDS encoding ROK family protein, translating into MAYVIGMDIGGTQVKGVVCDEQGRTVAEAKHPTHAASGRDAILASLRLTASELIARCPDAKAIGIGTAGRVDVRTGVVVYATDNLPGWMGTDLAKWGRDNFGLPTFADNDGNAALLGEAWTGAARGLTDAAMLTLGTGVGGAILSGGRIVRGANHSGGEWGHVVLVPGGRACNCGRHGCLEQYASGTALVRDASAAAGRTFADGREAVKALQAGEPAVVDVFRRYAEHLAVAIGNIVQSLDPQAILIGGGVVESGEHWWPYLTEALQASPFKAEVRPAALGNRAGSLGAAKLAWDSLAGV; encoded by the coding sequence ATGGCCTATGTAATCGGAATGGATATCGGCGGCACGCAGGTGAAGGGCGTCGTCTGCGACGAGCAGGGACGGACGGTGGCCGAAGCGAAGCACCCGACTCATGCCGCTTCCGGCCGGGACGCCATCCTGGCTTCGCTTCGCCTGACGGCGAGCGAGCTGATCGCCCGCTGCCCCGATGCGAAGGCGATCGGCATCGGGACGGCGGGGCGCGTCGATGTGCGTACGGGCGTCGTCGTGTACGCGACCGACAATTTGCCGGGATGGATGGGCACGGATCTGGCGAAATGGGGAAGGGACAACTTCGGCCTGCCGACCTTCGCCGACAACGACGGCAACGCGGCGCTGCTGGGCGAAGCCTGGACCGGCGCGGCCCGCGGCTTGACGGATGCCGCGATGCTGACGCTCGGCACGGGCGTCGGCGGCGCCATCCTGTCCGGCGGCCGGATCGTGCGCGGGGCGAACCACAGCGGCGGTGAGTGGGGGCATGTCGTGCTCGTGCCGGGAGGCCGGGCCTGCAACTGCGGCCGGCACGGCTGCCTCGAGCAGTACGCTTCGGGGACCGCGCTGGTCCGGGACGCGTCGGCCGCCGCCGGGCGGACGTTCGCCGACGGCCGGGAAGCGGTTAAAGCTCTGCAGGCCGGGGAGCCGGCGGTTGTGGACGTGTTCCGCCGCTACGCGGAGCATCTGGCGGTGGCGATCGGCAACATCGTCCAGAGCCTGGACCCGCAGGCGATCCTGATCGGCGGGGGCGTCGTCGAATCGGGCGAGCATTGGTGGCCGTATCTGACGGAGGCGCTTCAGGCTTCTCCGTTTAAAGCCGAGGTGCGCCCCGCAGCGCTCGGCAACCGCGCCGGCTCGCTCGGCGCCGCCAAGCTGGCCTGGGATTCGCTGGCCGGCGTATGA
- the hflC gene encoding protease modulator HflC, protein MKTAKTKIALGLAAVAAAILLLASVYVVKENEYKVVLKFGEAVRINGDPGLAFKIPFIETTMSLPKYQMIYDSKPASILTLDKKPIEVDNYTVWRIADARQFLRTAKTLGNGEQRIDAAVYNAVRRKLSETNYGDIISENTQRGNLNDEITKEVKDVLERDNYGIEIIDVRIKRTDLPQENKESVYKRMISDRHAIATKYLSEGDEESKKIRARADRQAVELKAEAEAKAKEIIAQGEQEAAAIYNEAYSKDPAFYNMYRTLESYATTLKGEPVIMLPIDSPYTKLLLGSE, encoded by the coding sequence ATGAAAACGGCAAAGACGAAGATCGCGCTCGGGCTGGCGGCTGTTGCGGCTGCGATCCTGCTGCTGGCCTCGGTTTATGTGGTCAAGGAGAACGAGTACAAGGTCGTGCTGAAGTTCGGCGAGGCGGTTCGCATCAACGGCGATCCGGGCTTGGCCTTCAAGATTCCGTTTATCGAGACGACGATGTCGCTGCCGAAATACCAGATGATCTACGACAGCAAGCCCGCGTCGATCCTGACGCTGGACAAAAAACCGATCGAGGTCGACAACTATACGGTGTGGAGAATCGCCGACGCGCGGCAGTTCCTGCGCACCGCCAAGACGCTCGGCAACGGCGAGCAGCGGATCGACGCGGCCGTGTACAACGCCGTGCGCCGCAAGCTGTCCGAGACCAACTACGGCGATATCATCAGCGAAAACACGCAGCGCGGCAACCTGAACGACGAGATCACAAAGGAAGTCAAAGACGTGCTGGAGCGCGACAATTACGGCATCGAGATCATCGACGTGCGGATCAAGCGCACGGATCTGCCGCAGGAAAACAAAGAGAGCGTGTATAAGCGGATGATCAGCGACCGCCATGCGATCGCGACCAAGTATTTGTCCGAGGGCGACGAGGAGTCGAAGAAAATCCGGGCGAGAGCGGACCGTCAGGCCGTCGAGCTGAAGGCCGAAGCGGAGGCGAAAGCGAAGGAGATTATCGCCCAGGGCGAGCAGGAAGCCGCGGCGATCTACAACGAAGCGTACAGCAAGGACCCCGCCTTCTACAACATGTACCGCACGCTGGAAAGCTATGCGACGACGCTGAAGGGCGAACCGGTCATCATGCTGCCGATCGACTCGCCGTATACGAAGCTGCTGTTGGGAAGCGAATAA
- a CDS encoding sensory rhodopsin transducer — translation MTIRKGSTRWIIPDGYIPEHSSGKLVSHESVCVLNVLPEPATVKITAYFEDREPLECDPVVVGGRRTKHIRTAALSGGGEGIPAGVPYAMEVESDVPIVVQYSRLDSTQAENALMSVVAYPLN, via the coding sequence ATGACCATTCGTAAAGGTTCGACCCGCTGGATCATTCCCGACGGCTACATCCCGGAGCACAGCTCCGGGAAGCTCGTCAGCCACGAGTCCGTCTGCGTGCTGAACGTGCTGCCGGAACCGGCGACCGTCAAGATCACGGCGTATTTCGAAGACCGGGAGCCTCTGGAGTGCGATCCCGTCGTCGTGGGAGGCCGGCGCACGAAGCATATCCGCACCGCTGCGTTGTCCGGAGGCGGCGAAGGCATTCCCGCCGGCGTGCCGTACGCGATGGAGGTCGAGAGCGACGTTCCGATCGTCGTTCAATACAGCCGGCTCGATTCGACCCAGGCGGAAAACGCGCTGATGTCCGTCGTCGCGTATCCGTTGAACTAA
- the rhaI gene encoding L-rhamnose isomerase, with translation MSDRAYQLFEEQQKERGIDLAQVKERLKALKVETPSWGYADQGTRFKTFQKVGVPRNTFEKLEDAAQVHKFTGVCPTVAVHIPWDKVSDYSALKAHAESLGIGIGAVNPNLFQDDDYMLGSVTNSNPAIRRKATEHLLECVEIARTVGSKDLSLWFADGTNYPGQADIRKRVVWMYECLKEMYDAMDDDMRMLIEYKFYEPAFYHTDLADWGMAFNMANKLGPKAEVLVDTGHHPMGTNIEHIVAYLLGEKKLGGFHFNSRKYGDDDLIVGSINPYELFLIFYQILDAERDADPGVAANAARIAYMIDQSHNIEEKIPAMIRSVLNVQTQLAKALLINFDELREAQERQDVLAAENAVRSAFECDVTPLLRAVREEMGVPADPMKAYLASGYAEKIAARGKGGASW, from the coding sequence ATGAGCGATCGCGCCTATCAGCTTTTCGAAGAGCAGCAGAAGGAGCGGGGCATCGATCTGGCGCAAGTCAAAGAGCGGTTGAAGGCTCTGAAGGTGGAGACGCCGTCGTGGGGATACGCGGATCAGGGAACCCGGTTCAAAACGTTCCAGAAGGTCGGCGTTCCGCGCAACACGTTCGAGAAATTGGAGGACGCCGCGCAGGTCCACAAATTCACGGGCGTCTGTCCCACCGTCGCCGTGCATATTCCGTGGGACAAAGTAAGCGATTACTCCGCGTTGAAAGCGCATGCGGAATCGCTGGGCATCGGCATCGGTGCGGTGAACCCGAACCTGTTCCAGGACGACGACTACATGCTCGGCAGCGTCACGAATTCCAACCCGGCGATCCGCCGCAAAGCGACCGAGCATCTGCTGGAGTGCGTCGAGATCGCCCGCACCGTCGGCTCCAAAGACCTCAGCCTCTGGTTCGCGGACGGCACGAACTATCCGGGGCAGGCGGACATCCGCAAACGGGTGGTCTGGATGTACGAGTGTCTGAAGGAAATGTACGACGCGATGGACGACGACATGCGCATGCTGATTGAATACAAGTTCTACGAGCCGGCTTTTTACCATACCGATCTCGCGGACTGGGGCATGGCGTTTAACATGGCGAACAAGCTCGGCCCGAAAGCCGAAGTGCTGGTCGACACGGGCCACCATCCGATGGGCACGAACATCGAGCATATCGTCGCGTACCTGCTCGGCGAGAAGAAGCTCGGCGGCTTCCACTTCAACAGCCGGAAATACGGCGACGACGATCTGATCGTCGGCTCGATCAATCCGTACGAATTGTTCCTGATCTTCTATCAGATTCTCGACGCGGAGCGCGACGCTGATCCGGGCGTGGCCGCCAATGCCGCCCGGATCGCGTACATGATCGACCAGAGTCATAATATCGAGGAGAAAATACCGGCGATGATCCGCTCCGTGCTGAACGTGCAGACGCAACTGGCCAAAGCGCTGCTCATCAACTTCGACGAGCTTCGCGAGGCGCAGGAGCGCCAGGACGTGCTGGCCGCGGAGAACGCCGTGCGCAGCGCGTTCGAATGCGACGTCACGCCGCTGCTCCGGGCCGTGCGCGAGGAGATGGGCGTGCCGGCCGACCCGATGAAGGCGTATCTCGCCAGCGGGTACGCGGAGAAGATCGCGGCTCGCGGCAAGGGCGGTGCAAGCTGGTGA
- a CDS encoding DUF4127 family protein: MKKVLFVPLDERPCNYDFPYLLAKGTDVDLLRPPIELMGDMKRPGDTEGLWRWLLERAGEADGAILSLDTLLYGGIIPSRLHDMTTEQGAEKLRRLRDLKRKRPELKLFAFHLIMRCPTYSSSEEEPDYYADWGAEIHRIGRLRHLEQLGLISGEERRELQELDRRLPADVLADYLNRRAVNTSLNRLALEYVADGTIDFLIVPQDDSAPYGWTALDQRMIRAAIAELGIELRTYMYPGADEVGCTLLARMVNAFHGRTPAVYPRFSSRKGPFLIPSYEDRMFDESFKYQVTAAGGIVVDSMNDADLAMLVNLPGEKMTEAAYQPAATAGYDVMRNVTELVEFGDAAMRRWGKPLAVADVAYANGGDLQLVRLLREKGLLFRLAGYAGWNTSSNTLGTVIAQSMLYLIYGDTNEHRDFLALRYAEDAGYCSHVRKLVTAGPVAERGYTREKVDGQQGEIAAIVREHLETFVRERIDGAGYRVVIDSCRLPWNRMFEVGLSVRCVAEET; encoded by the coding sequence ATGAAAAAAGTGTTGTTTGTCCCTCTGGATGAGCGTCCGTGCAATTACGACTTTCCGTATTTGCTGGCGAAAGGCACCGACGTGGACCTGCTGCGGCCGCCCATCGAGCTGATGGGGGACATGAAGCGGCCGGGAGATACGGAAGGGCTGTGGCGCTGGCTGCTGGAGCGCGCCGGCGAAGCCGACGGCGCGATTCTATCGCTCGACACGCTGTTGTACGGCGGCATTATCCCGTCCAGGCTGCACGATATGACGACGGAGCAGGGAGCGGAGAAGCTGAGGCGTCTGCGCGACCTGAAGCGGAAGCGTCCGGAGCTGAAGCTGTTCGCGTTCCATCTGATCATGCGCTGCCCGACTTATTCCTCGTCCGAGGAGGAGCCGGACTACTACGCCGATTGGGGAGCCGAGATCCATCGGATCGGGCGTCTTCGCCACCTGGAGCAGTTGGGCCTGATCTCCGGGGAGGAGCGCCGGGAGCTGCAGGAGCTGGACCGCCGGCTGCCGGCCGACGTGCTGGCCGACTACTTGAACCGCCGCGCGGTGAATACGTCGCTCAACCGGCTGGCGCTGGAGTATGTCGCCGACGGGACGATCGACTTCCTGATCGTCCCTCAGGACGACTCCGCGCCTTACGGGTGGACGGCGCTCGATCAGCGCATGATTCGCGCCGCGATCGCCGAATTGGGCATCGAGCTGCGGACGTATATGTACCCGGGCGCGGACGAGGTCGGCTGCACGCTGCTCGCCCGGATGGTCAATGCCTTCCACGGCCGGACGCCGGCGGTCTACCCCCGGTTCTCCAGCCGGAAGGGGCCTTTCCTCATTCCGTCCTACGAGGACCGCATGTTCGACGAAAGCTTCAAGTACCAGGTTACCGCCGCGGGCGGCATCGTGGTCGATTCCATGAACGACGCCGATCTGGCGATGCTCGTGAATCTGCCCGGCGAGAAGATGACGGAAGCGGCCTATCAGCCGGCCGCGACGGCCGGATACGATGTGATGCGCAACGTCACGGAGCTGGTCGAGTTCGGCGACGCCGCCATGCGCCGCTGGGGCAAGCCGCTGGCGGTGGCGGACGTGGCGTACGCCAACGGAGGCGATCTGCAGCTTGTTCGCCTGCTGCGGGAGAAAGGCCTGCTGTTCCGCCTCGCCGGTTATGCGGGCTGGAATACGAGCTCGAACACGCTGGGAACGGTAATCGCCCAGTCGATGCTGTATCTGATCTACGGCGATACGAACGAGCACCGGGATTTCCTGGCGCTCCGCTACGCCGAAGACGCGGGCTACTGCTCGCACGTGAGAAAGCTCGTGACGGCGGGTCCCGTAGCCGAACGGGGATATACGCGGGAGAAGGTGGACGGCCAACAGGGCGAGATCGCGGCGATCGTGCGCGAGCATCTTGAGACGTTCGTCCGCGAACGGATCGACGGCGCGGGGTACCGCGTCGTGATCGACTCGTGCCGGCTGCCCTGGAACCGGATGTTCGAGGTTGGCTTGAGTGTCCGCTGCGTGGCGGAAGAGACATAA
- the hflK gene encoding FtsH protease activity modulator HflK, translating to MELHRNESSPRPELPKLPKGIGRKIALGAGGVLAAIAAFTSFYTVQEHETAAIITLGQYTGEESAGLHLKLPYPIQRVVKVPANQTQYIQIGYREKNGEVTPVESEALMITGDENIVSADAVVEWKISDVRKYLYNIDDPEQFLRNAASAAIRSVIGSTSLDYAITDGKTEIQGKVKERLIEMQTRYETGIQVLDVKFQDIEPPEGDVQAAFREVTNAREGKNTKINEAMQYENDILPKARGDAQSMIEQAEGMKRSRVLNAQGDVAKFNAIYEEYAKNKDITQRRLLLETLEKVMPNAKILITDGSGETVNYFPVNELLRQSASGAGGTGGAAAQGGAAK from the coding sequence ATGGAGCTTCATCGAAACGAAAGCAGTCCCAGACCGGAGTTGCCGAAGCTGCCGAAAGGGATCGGACGAAAAATCGCTCTCGGGGCGGGAGGCGTGCTGGCCGCCATCGCGGCTTTTACGTCGTTCTACACCGTCCAGGAGCATGAGACGGCGGCTATCATCACGCTGGGGCAGTACACGGGAGAGGAGTCGGCGGGGCTTCATCTGAAGCTGCCGTATCCGATTCAGCGGGTCGTGAAGGTCCCCGCCAATCAGACGCAATACATCCAGATCGGCTATCGCGAGAAAAACGGCGAAGTCACGCCGGTGGAATCCGAGGCGCTGATGATTACGGGGGACGAAAATATCGTGTCGGCGGATGCGGTGGTGGAGTGGAAGATCAGCGACGTGCGCAAATATTTGTACAATATCGACGATCCGGAGCAGTTTCTCCGTAATGCCGCCAGCGCGGCGATCCGTTCCGTGATCGGCTCCACCTCGCTCGACTACGCGATCACCGACGGCAAGACGGAGATTCAGGGCAAGGTGAAGGAACGCCTGATCGAGATGCAGACGCGGTACGAGACGGGCATTCAGGTGCTGGACGTGAAGTTCCAGGACATCGAACCGCCCGAAGGCGACGTGCAGGCGGCGTTCCGCGAAGTCACCAACGCGCGCGAGGGCAAAAACACCAAGATCAACGAAGCGATGCAATACGAGAACGACATTCTCCCGAAAGCCCGCGGCGACGCCCAATCGATGATCGAGCAGGCGGAAGGCATGAAAAGGTCCCGCGTGCTGAACGCGCAGGGCGACGTGGCGAAGTTTAACGCGATCTACGAGGAGTACGCCAAAAACAAAGACATCACCCAGCGCCGGCTTCTGCTGGAGACGCTGGAGAAGGTGATGCCGAACGCCAAAATCCTCATTACGGACGGAAGCGGCGAGACGGTCAATTATTTTCCCGTAAATGAACTGTTGCGGCAGAGTGCGTCCGGAGCGGGCGGAACCGGCGGCGCGGCGGCCCAGGGAGGTGCGGCGAAATGA
- a CDS encoding N-acetylmannosamine-6-phosphate 2-epimerase, with amino-acid sequence MSGHSFFDAIKHGLIVSCQALPDEPLHSSYIMARMAVAAKEGGACAIRSNSGADVRSIREATGLPVIGLVKRDYPDSEIYITATRREVDELIEAGADMIALDATLRPRPNGEKLSDLIAYVKSRGALVMADISTLDEAVEAAMLGADCVSTTLSGYTPYSPKLEGPDLGLVRDAVRELSPRGVPVIAEGRIWDPADAARALEAGAYAVVVGSAISRPQLITRRYAEAVKNASVKLV; translated from the coding sequence TTGAGCGGACATTCTTTTTTCGATGCGATTAAACACGGACTGATCGTTTCGTGCCAGGCGCTGCCGGACGAACCGCTGCACAGCTCCTATATCATGGCCCGCATGGCGGTCGCCGCCAAAGAAGGAGGCGCCTGCGCGATCCGTTCCAACAGCGGGGCCGACGTGCGCAGCATCCGCGAGGCGACCGGCCTGCCGGTCATCGGCCTGGTGAAGCGCGATTATCCGGACAGCGAGATCTATATTACGGCGACCCGCCGCGAGGTGGACGAATTGATCGAAGCCGGAGCGGACATGATCGCGCTGGACGCGACGCTGCGTCCCCGTCCGAACGGCGAAAAGCTGTCGGACCTGATCGCCTACGTCAAATCACGGGGCGCGCTGGTGATGGCGGACATCTCCACGCTGGACGAAGCGGTCGAAGCCGCCATGCTCGGAGCGGATTGCGTATCGACGACGCTGTCCGGCTATACGCCGTATTCGCCGAAGCTGGAAGGGCCCGATCTGGGGCTCGTGCGCGACGCGGTCCGGGAGCTGTCCCCGCGGGGTGTGCCGGTTATCGCCGAAGGGCGCATCTGGGACCCGGCGGACGCCGCCCGCGCCCTGGAGGCGGGAGCTTACGCCGTCGTGGTCGGCTCGGCCATTTCGCGGCCGCAACTGATCACCCGCCGGTATGCCGAAGCGGTGAAAAACGCAAGCGTCAAGCTTGTCTGA